Proteins from a single region of Streptomyces vinaceus:
- a CDS encoding vWA domain-containing protein, giving the protein MARFDPRGKANRALLFGVPDYDFTRPEHPFGVSGDLPAVEHNLDGLRQALRAGGVFTEAGITVARPRTVDEFDRHLDAAVEAAEGLLLLYFSGHGAVPSTGDELWLLMRRATIVPGTESVFRGAVPWKSVLTVLSRARAERVVVILDCCYAGNASAAWDVLGTAQRQRTSLLMSVQANNRIDAGDADTPTPFTAELVRLLQNGEIGFEELADRLRAHMSAHHTTLREPPEPWEPQSRSATSGSDVLLAAPPSRPPGTPPPALFAESYGNGGRRPPAQPARARDGSRAPARRPVGRGGLVPLTGRRRLAAVIGVPAAIAGLVATGLAVLDGGGGAPCKPPLELRLLTDPDLEPTLRKAAEAYLTSNANRTGGGCRRSGITVYSAGAAATVSAFSRQSDPWQRPTGDETNPQRDIGPQPDIWIPASFASADRARLSSPERTYVTLEADPEPFAYSPVVLAVPQSLAEPATARVGSLAALTEAVRKREARAELRRTDPENTDAGLLATIGLYGGGPGETDPASAERRVAQPGPPSRTGTELLCTLPDDDAADERTSALVPEFLLKTAVGCDSATRTGRTAEYPVDVPGLSPTFVRVRWQGADRDKGARDTAVAGFRTWLTGKGGTTEAGSGAPGGLAVFGQDGFRSGSGGHRPLGGGDFGALADPGQLPGPAFPSAMTDALKRYREANGPGRVLFLLDSSGSMGGLWEGPGGAPGIITQSLAGLGPQDEYGVWGVASEPGGPRPYGEVLGFGKHQREEAQHAITASAQVKDLEADPYRALAAALDYMAQRGTDDHRPQLIVYITDDEDNDRLTEGGRLGDLLATARARRIPVVMASLDSGGCDKGKPDAAVSEASGGRCLDTKGDLVARLRDEVARTGTGGEG; this is encoded by the coding sequence GTGGCGCGCTTCGACCCGCGCGGGAAGGCGAACCGGGCGCTGCTCTTCGGGGTCCCCGACTACGACTTCACCCGACCCGAGCACCCCTTCGGCGTATCGGGCGACCTCCCGGCGGTGGAGCACAACCTCGACGGACTGCGACAGGCACTCCGCGCCGGAGGGGTCTTCACCGAGGCGGGGATCACCGTCGCCCGCCCGCGGACCGTGGACGAGTTCGACCGGCACCTGGACGCCGCCGTCGAGGCGGCCGAAGGGCTGCTCCTGCTGTACTTCTCCGGCCACGGAGCCGTGCCCAGCACGGGGGACGAACTGTGGCTGCTGATGCGGCGGGCGACGATCGTCCCCGGCACCGAGTCCGTCTTCCGCGGCGCCGTGCCCTGGAAGAGCGTCCTCACCGTACTGTCCCGCGCGAGGGCGGAGCGGGTGGTCGTCATCCTCGACTGCTGCTACGCGGGCAACGCGTCGGCGGCGTGGGACGTGCTCGGCACCGCCCAACGGCAGCGGACCTCGCTGCTGATGAGCGTCCAGGCCAACAACCGCATCGACGCGGGCGACGCAGACACCCCCACGCCGTTCACCGCCGAGCTCGTACGCCTCCTCCAGAACGGAGAGATCGGCTTCGAGGAGCTGGCCGACCGGCTCAGGGCCCACATGTCCGCCCACCACACCACGCTGCGCGAGCCCCCCGAGCCGTGGGAACCGCAGAGCCGCTCGGCCACCTCGGGTTCCGACGTACTCCTCGCGGCCCCTCCCTCCCGCCCGCCGGGCACGCCCCCGCCGGCGCTCTTCGCCGAGTCGTACGGGAACGGCGGCCGCCGTCCGCCCGCGCAGCCGGCGCGGGCGCGCGACGGATCACGGGCCCCCGCCCGAAGACCGGTCGGTCGCGGCGGGCTCGTCCCCCTCACCGGCCGCCGCAGGCTCGCGGCCGTCATCGGCGTGCCCGCGGCGATCGCCGGTCTCGTCGCCACCGGCCTGGCCGTCCTCGACGGCGGGGGCGGTGCACCCTGCAAGCCCCCGCTCGAACTGCGGCTGCTCACCGACCCCGATCTCGAACCCACCCTCCGCAAGGCGGCGGAGGCGTACCTGACATCGAACGCGAACCGGACCGGGGGCGGCTGCCGGCGCAGCGGCATCACCGTCTACAGCGCCGGGGCCGCCGCCACCGTCAGCGCGTTCAGCCGGCAGTCCGATCCGTGGCAGCGCCCGACGGGCGACGAGACCAACCCGCAGCGTGACATCGGCCCCCAGCCGGACATCTGGATCCCGGCCTCGTTCGCGAGCGCCGACCGGGCCCGCCTCTCGTCGCCCGAGCGGACGTACGTCACCCTGGAGGCCGATCCGGAGCCGTTCGCGTACTCGCCGGTGGTGCTCGCCGTACCGCAGAGCCTCGCGGAGCCGGCCACCGCGCGGGTCGGCAGCCTCGCCGCCCTGACGGAGGCGGTCAGGAAGCGCGAGGCGCGGGCCGAACTGCGGCGCACGGACCCGGAGAACACCGACGCGGGCCTCCTCGCCACGATCGGCCTGTACGGCGGCGGACCGGGGGAGACGGACCCGGCCTCCGCCGAGCGCCGCGTGGCCCAGCCGGGACCGCCCTCGCGCACCGGCACGGAACTGCTGTGCACCCTGCCCGACGACGACGCGGCCGACGAGCGCACCTCCGCCCTGGTCCCGGAGTTCCTGCTGAAGACCGCGGTGGGCTGCGACAGCGCGACGCGGACCGGCCGGACGGCCGAGTACCCCGTCGACGTCCCCGGCCTGAGCCCGACGTTCGTACGGGTGCGCTGGCAGGGCGCCGACCGGGACAAAGGGGCGCGGGACACCGCCGTGGCGGGGTTCCGTACGTGGCTGACCGGCAAGGGGGGCACGACGGAGGCCGGATCCGGCGCCCCCGGCGGACTCGCCGTGTTCGGGCAGGACGGCTTCCGCAGCGGTTCGGGCGGCCACCGGCCCCTCGGCGGCGGCGACTTCGGGGCCCTGGCCGACCCCGGACAGCTCCCCGGTCCCGCCTTCCCGTCCGCGATGACCGACGCGCTCAAACGCTACCGGGAGGCCAACGGGCCGGGCCGGGTGCTCTTCCTGCTCGACTCCTCCGGATCCATGGGCGGCCTGTGGGAGGGTCCCGGCGGTGCACCCGGCATCATCACCCAGTCCCTCGCCGGGCTGGGACCTCAGGACGAATACGGGGTGTGGGGCGTGGCCTCCGAGCCGGGCGGCCCGCGCCCGTACGGCGAGGTGCTGGGCTTCGGCAAGCACCAGCGCGAGGAGGCACAGCATGCGATCACCGCTTCGGCGCAGGTCAAGGACCTGGAGGCCGACCCCTACCGGGCTCTGGCCGCGGCGCTGGACTACATGGCGCAGCGCGGCACCGACGACCACCGCCCGCAGCTGATCGTCTACATCACGGACGACGAGGACAACGACCGGCTGACCGAGGGCGGTCGGCTCGGGGATCTGCTCGCCACCGCGCGGGCGAGGAGGATACCGGTGGTCATGGCCTCCCTGGACAGCGGCGGGTGCGACAAGGGCAAACCGGACGCGGCCGTGTCCGAGGCGAGCGGCGGCCGCTGTCTGGACACCAAGGGTGACCTCGTCGCCCGGCTGCGCGACGAGGTGGCCAGGACCGGAACGGGGGGCGAGGGATGA
- a CDS encoding GDSL-type esterase/lipase family protein: protein MSESRPHALFSFGTLRDEQVQTTLFGRAVPMSPASLAGHSLRPLQITDPAVIAASGLDVHPVLERERGSAVEGAVLHLTDRELAAADAYEVDDYARRRVVLTSGESAWAYLDADPLRPARRIVVVGDSIAYGRCDPRGGWTSRLAADHIAGNEAAHRVFNLAVPGSLLSDVSEQTPALLAPRLPDTLLVAAGVNDCAVRLDAPDAPYDGPAHIARHLGSLAATALSHHARLVVVGPTWIDESRTGDYEGLRFTEARVLALRTSLRDWCDAHHVDFLDLWEPLRGRPELLVDGVHPTAEGHEALYRHLSVRSR from the coding sequence GTGTCCGAATCACGCCCCCACGCCCTCTTCTCCTTCGGCACACTGAGGGACGAACAGGTGCAGACCACCCTCTTCGGCCGAGCCGTGCCCATGTCCCCGGCGTCGCTCGCCGGCCATAGCCTTCGCCCCCTGCAGATCACCGATCCCGCCGTGATCGCCGCCAGCGGTCTCGACGTGCACCCGGTCCTGGAGCGCGAGCGGGGCTCGGCGGTCGAGGGCGCCGTCCTGCACCTCACCGACCGGGAGCTGGCCGCGGCCGACGCGTACGAGGTGGACGACTACGCCCGCCGGCGGGTCGTCCTCACCTCCGGCGAGAGCGCCTGGGCCTACCTGGACGCCGATCCGCTGCGCCCTGCCCGGCGGATCGTCGTCGTGGGCGACAGCATCGCCTACGGGCGCTGCGACCCGCGCGGAGGGTGGACGAGCCGCCTGGCGGCCGACCACATCGCGGGGAACGAGGCGGCCCACCGCGTCTTCAACCTGGCCGTGCCGGGCAGCCTCCTGTCCGATGTCAGCGAGCAGACGCCCGCCCTGCTGGCTCCCCGCCTGCCCGACACCCTCCTCGTCGCCGCCGGCGTCAACGACTGCGCCGTACGCCTCGACGCCCCGGACGCTCCCTACGACGGACCGGCGCACATCGCGCGGCACCTCGGCTCGCTCGCCGCCACGGCCCTGAGCCACCACGCGCGTCTCGTCGTGGTGGGACCGACGTGGATCGACGAGTCGCGCACCGGCGACTACGAGGGCCTTCGCTTCACCGAAGCGCGCGTGCTGGCCCTGCGGACGTCCCTGCGGGACTGGTGCGACGCGCACCACGTCGACTTCCTCGACCTGTGGGAGCCGCTGCGCGGCAGGCCCGAACTCCTCGTCGACGGTGTCCACCCCACCGCCGAAGGGCATGAGGCGCTGTACAGGCACCTCAGCGTCCGCAGCCGCTGA
- a CDS encoding amidohydrolase family protein: protein MTLPPTTGDGLLARIRRRPADRRRILFTGATLVTMDPALGVIDRGDLLVAGDTITAVGHHLPAGDAVVVDATGTILTPGFVDTHRHAWQAQLRRIMPDVDDLGGYVMSTLAGHATAYRPEDMYVGTRLAALTAIDSGITTMLDFSHNSRTREHSDAAIRALLDTGIRGVHASMGPHFGAWDRQWPGDLTRLKDTYFSSDDQLLTLRLAALATDEIAGPALAYGPELARTAQDLGIGVSVDAVFGTASSEAVLRWAGQGILHPEVTLIHATGLTPEAWKAMGETGTTVALAPTSDAQIGLETAIPAVDEALSAGIRPGLSIDVEVALAGDMFTQMRTLHAIQRMRAVNAAYGTDREPSRITTHDVLDFATLQGARTSGLAGVTGSLTPGKKADLLVIRAEDLNNMPLNDPIGTVVLGTDARNISAVLVNGEPRKWNGQVLDVDLPALRREVHASRDHVLAVPHQSPRS from the coding sequence ATGACCCTCCCCCCGACCACCGGCGACGGCCTCCTCGCCCGGATCCGGCGCCGGCCCGCCGACCGGCGGCGCATCCTGTTCACCGGCGCGACCCTCGTCACCATGGATCCCGCCCTCGGCGTCATCGACCGCGGCGACCTCCTGGTCGCGGGCGACACGATCACCGCCGTCGGCCACCACCTCCCCGCCGGGGACGCCGTCGTCGTCGACGCCACCGGCACGATCCTCACGCCCGGCTTCGTCGACACCCACCGGCACGCCTGGCAGGCCCAGCTGCGCCGGATCATGCCGGACGTCGACGACCTGGGCGGCTACGTCATGTCCACCCTGGCCGGGCACGCCACCGCCTACCGGCCCGAGGACATGTACGTCGGCACCCGGCTGGCCGCCCTCACGGCGATCGACAGCGGCATCACCACGATGCTGGACTTCTCCCACAACTCCCGCACCCGCGAACACTCCGACGCCGCGATCCGGGCCCTCCTCGACACCGGGATCCGCGGCGTGCACGCCTCCATGGGGCCGCACTTCGGCGCCTGGGACCGGCAGTGGCCGGGGGACCTGACCCGCCTCAAGGACACCTACTTCAGCAGCGACGACCAGCTCCTGACCCTGCGCCTGGCGGCCCTGGCCACCGACGAGATCGCCGGCCCCGCGCTGGCCTACGGCCCGGAACTCGCCCGCACCGCCCAGGACCTGGGCATCGGCGTGAGCGTCGACGCGGTGTTCGGCACGGCCTCCTCCGAGGCGGTCCTGCGCTGGGCCGGGCAGGGGATCCTGCACCCCGAGGTCACCCTCATCCATGCCACCGGCCTGACCCCCGAGGCTTGGAAGGCCATGGGGGAGACCGGCACCACCGTGGCGCTCGCGCCCACCTCCGACGCCCAGATCGGTCTGGAGACCGCGATCCCGGCCGTCGACGAGGCCCTCTCCGCCGGCATCCGCCCGGGCCTGAGCATCGATGTGGAAGTCGCCCTGGCCGGAGACATGTTCACGCAGATGCGGACCCTCCACGCCATCCAGCGGATGCGCGCGGTCAACGCCGCGTACGGCACGGACCGGGAGCCCTCCCGCATCACCACGCACGACGTCCTCGACTTCGCCACCCTCCAGGGTGCCCGTACCAGCGGGCTCGCCGGCGTCACCGGCTCCCTCACCCCCGGCAAGAAGGCCGACCTGCTGGTCATCCGGGCGGAGGACCTCAACAACATGCCGCTCAACGACCCGATCGGGACCGTCGTCCTGGGAACCGACGCACGCAACATCAGCGCCGTCCTCGTCAACGGCGAACCCCGCAAGTGGAACGGGCAGGTCCTTGACGTCGACCTGCCGGCGCTGCGCCGCGAGGTGCACGCCTCGCGCGACCACGTGCTGGCCGTGCCGCACCAGTCGCCCCGTTCGTGA